The Georgenia faecalis genome includes a window with the following:
- the panD gene encoding aspartate 1-decarboxylase, with product MSVPRSLHRPMLVGKIHRATVTAADLHYVGSITVDADLLDAADLLPGQQVDVVDVTNGARLTTYVIPGERGSGIVCINGAAAHLVHAGDLVILIAYGMLSDEEARSYTPAVVFVDENNRIVDVGGEPGQVPDVDAGQARSVEPSGITIEAYRRDA from the coding sequence ATGAGCGTCCCGCGCTCGCTGCACCGCCCGATGCTCGTGGGCAAGATCCATCGCGCCACCGTCACGGCGGCCGACCTGCACTACGTCGGGTCGATCACCGTCGACGCCGACCTCCTCGACGCGGCGGACCTGCTGCCCGGGCAGCAGGTCGACGTCGTCGACGTCACCAACGGGGCGCGCCTCACGACCTACGTCATCCCCGGCGAGCGGGGGAGCGGGATCGTCTGCATCAACGGGGCGGCGGCGCACCTCGTCCACGCCGGCGACCTCGTCATCCTCATCGCCTACGGCATGCTCTCCGACGAGGAGGCCCGGAGCTACACCCCGGCTGTCGTGTTCGTCGACGAGAACAACCGCATCGTCGACGTCGGCGGGGAGCCCGGACAGGTCCCCGATGTCGACGCCGGCCAGGCGCGCTCCGTCGAGCCCAGTGGCATCACC